Below is a genomic region from Rhodopirellula islandica.
CGGGATCAAGACGGAAACGAATCGCTGCCCCCTGGTGACTACGAAGTCGTCGTCGTGCAAATCGTGCTGACGGAAGATGTCGCCGCAGCCGATCACGATCACGGCCGCACCGTCCCTCGACGTTACGCCGACTACTACACCAGCGGCTTGCGGTATTCCAACCCAGCTGACCGGGTCGATTCGATCCGTGTTGAGCTCGAAGCAACGCCATCGACCCAATCGTCTGCTTTTTAAAGAACGTTGCCGATTCCGAGTGAATGACAGGCGACATCCGCGGCGGAAAACGCCGTCTTCACAACGCATCCAGCATGCAAAACGCGTCATCTTGATTGCGTATCCGTTCCGTGAATTCGGCGGCATCAGCCTGCACTGCCACTGCCACGTGCTTGGATGCTTCGTCGTTCTGTGCACCTTTCGGCCGAGGCATGCCGCATGCATCCGCCTCAGATGGTTAGGATAGGACACAAAGGCGGTGTCAGTGTTGAAAGATTGTACGATTCGAAGCACCGGCTGATTCAACACACGAGGAGCGAAGTGATGCAGATTGGCGTCCCCCGCGAAAATTGGCCAGGCGAGGCGAGGGTGGCACTCGTCCCCGCCAGTGTCAAGAAACTGATTCAGTCTGGGTTTTCAGTCGAGATCGAATCGGGTGCGGGATCTCAATCAGGGTTTCCGGACGACGCCTACACGGAGGCCGGTGCTGTCATTCTGACCGACCGGGCATCCCTGCTGTCGGGCTCCGACGTCGTGCTGCGAGTCCGACGCCCCGAGACCGCGGAGGTTTCCAACCTCCGGCAAGAAGCCATCCACATCAGCTTCCTTGACCCATTCAATGAAAAGGAACTAATTGGCGAAATGGCCCAGTGCGGCGTGACGTCGGTTTCGATGGAGATGATCCCGCGATCCACTCGCGCCCAAAAGATGGATGCGTTGTCCTCGCAAGCCAACCTGGCGGGCTACGTCACGGTGATCCAAGCTGCGTATCACAGCCAAAAGATCTTCCCGATGATGATGACTCCCTCGGGAACCATTCGGCCCGCTCGGGTCTTTGTGATCGGTGCGGGCGTCGCGGGCCTGCAAGCGATTGCAACGGCGAAACGACTCGGTGCCCGCGTCGATGCCTTTGACACCCGGCCCGTCGTCGCGGAACAAGTTCGATCGCTCGGTGCCAAGTTCGTGGAGATCGATCTGGGCGAAGTGGGGCAAACGGAACAGGGGTACGCCAAAGCGCTGACACCGGAACAAATTGAACTTCAAAAGGAAGGCCAAAAGAAACTCATTGCGGTCTCCGATGTCGTCATCACCACCGCCCAACTGTTTGGTCGCCCGGCGCCTCGCATCGTCACTCGCGACATGCTGCTCGCGATGCAACCCGGCAGCGTTGTCGTTGACATGGCAGTGGAAACGGGAGGCAACGTCGAGGGTTCCGTGCTGAATGAAATCGTCGATGTCGAAGGTGTCAAAATCATCGGCCAAGGGAATCTGCCATCCGAGGTCAGCCGCAATGCCAGCGAGATGTACTCGAACAACTTGACCGCCTTGATCGACGATTTTTGGGACACCGAATCCAAGCGGTTCGCATTCGATCCCGAGGACGAAATCGTTCAAGCCGCCGTCATCACTCGTGGTGGCGTGATCGTGAACGAGACCATCGCCAAGCTTCATTCGTAAACCACCATTCATCCATTCAAACAGGGGTTCCCATGGAAGCCGTGCTGCTCGCCTTCATTTTGATGTTGTCCGTGTTCTTAGGCTTTGAACTGATCGCCAAAGTGCCGGCAACCCTGCACACGCCCTTGATGTCGGGTGCCAATGCGATTTCCGGCATCACCGTCGTCGGGGCCATCATCGCTGCGGGAGCCGATCTGGGACCGTGGTCGACGTGGCTGGGCGCACTGGCGGTCTTCTTTGCCACCGTCAACGTGGTTGGCGGCTACATGGTGACCGATCGGATGCTGAGCATGTTCAAAAAGAAAGACAGCCCATCGGGAGGTGACTCATGAGCGTTGAAGTCCTGGGTTCGGTCTACATCCTCGCGGCCATCTTGTTTGTCTTCGGGCTCAAACTGATGAGCTCCCCGGCAACCGCTGTGCGAGGCAATCTCCTGTCGTCTGTCGGGATGCTGATGGCCGTCCTGATCACACTCACGTCCAAGGAAATCCTGGACTACCGCTACCTGGCCGGTGCCGCGATTCTCGGCGCCGTCGTGGGCGTGATCTCGGCGCGGCGAGTTGCCATGACGGGAATGCCCGAAATGGTCGCGTTGTTCAATGGCTCCGGTGGCATCGCCAGCCTGCTGGTGGGCTGGGCCGCCCTGTATGGGCAAGAATCGTCCGCCTTCACATTGGTCACCGTTCTGGTTTCGATCTTGATTGGCGGCGTGACGTTTTCGGGATCGTTGGTGGCCTGGGCCAAGCTCTCAGAAACCATCGGCAGCGGGGCGATGACCTTCGCAGGGCAGCGTGTCGTCAACGTCTTGTTGTTGCTGGTGCTGCTGGGATGCTCGATTGCGATGGTCCTGGACCCCGCCTGGACGTTCCCCCTCGTCTTCGTTGTGATTGGACTGTCGATCTTATTGGGTGTGATGGCCGTCATCCCGATCGGTGGCGCCGACATGCCCGTTGTGATTTCCCTGCTCAACAGCTACTCGGGACTGGCTGCATGTGCCGCTGGATTCGCAATCAACAACACCATCTTGATCGTGGCTGGTTCGCTGGTGGGGGCGGCAGGATTGATTCTGACCAACATCATGTGCAAAGCAATGAATCGATCGCTCAGCAACGTGTTGTTCTCCGGTTTTGCAGCGACCACCAAAGCCACCAAGGTCGAAGGGGAAGTCAAACCGATCACCGCCGATGACGCCTACCTGATTCTCGAGGCCGCTTCCTCGGTCGTGATGGTACCTGGATACGGCATGGCGGTCGCGCAAGCACAGCACGTGGTTCGCGAATTGGGCGAACTGCTCGAAGCCAACGGGGCAGATGTCAGCTATGCGATTCATCCCGTTGCCGGAAGGATGCCCGGACACATGAACGTCCTGCTAGCCGAAGCGAACGTGCCCTACGATCAATTGATCGAAATGGACGAGATCAACCCACGGATGGAAAACATCGACGTGGCAATCGTGATCGGAGCCAACGACGTGGTGAACCCAGCGGCACGCGAAGACGAGAACAGTCCGATCTACGGCATGCCGATCATCAACGTCGACTATGCACGGACGGTGTTCGTGCTGAAGCGTTCCATGGCGTCCGGGTTCTCCGGCGTCGACAACCCACTGTTCTTTGGCGAAAACACAAGAATGCTTTTCGGTGACGCCAAACAATCGCTCAGCAGTGTGATCGCCGAATTCAAATCCTGAGCGACTTCGCCAGCACTGATTGCCAGACTTCCGGGAGCGGGCAGGACGCGTCACTTCCCGGGCTTTGGCCCCTCCCTCCGGTACGCCTGAGGGACGTCGATTTTATGACTGACGTTCTTCGAGGCGTCCTTCGCCCAGGACCTGAACCGTAGTGGACGAGGCGACGAATCCTTCCCCACGCAAGGGACTCGTTGCCTCGTCCACTACCAAATGCTGTCCTCAATCAATCGACATCCCAAAGGCGTCGATCAACTGCACGACCTCCAATCGGAGAGGAGAGTCTGTCATCGATGCGACCTGGCTTCGTTGGATGATTCACCCCGACCAAACTGCGTTCCCATCACGCGGCTGCAAATTCGGCATTGATACAATCGCTCAAGGTGGTTCCTGATCCCGTAATCAGAGCCCAGTGGACACCGAAAATTCATTGCGCAGCGGCCTCTCGCACGCATGGTAGAGTTTCGACTCGTTGAGTGCCGACCCCCACTAAGCATTCTTGTTTTCACAGTGTCCGAAGAAGTGAGAAAATGAAGATGTCATTACAGGTCAATCGTTCCCGCGGATTCACTTTGGTGGAACTGCTGGTTGTCATCGCAATCATCGGCGTGCTGGTGGGACTTCTTTTACCAGCGGTGCAATCAGCGCGTGAGGCGGCCAGACGAATGCAGTGCAGCAATCGTTTGAAACAGATGAGTTTGGCGTTGCACAACTACCACGCCAGCTTCAACACCTTCCCAGCGGCAGGCGTCCTGCCAAAGGGACAGAATGTTGCACGTTACTACCCAGGGGTGACGGTTGCGTTGCTGCCGTACATCGAGGAGCAAGCACGCTACGAAATAATTCAGCAGCGACTTGCTGCATCCACCTCAGCGTTCAGCCGGATGTTCAACGGAACAGAATACGAATCCATTTTGCCGGGTGTGCTATGCCCGTCATCTCCAAATTCGTCGCAACCATCGCCATACGCGAACAACGCTCGAATCAACTACATGTTCAACATGGGTGACGGCATGTTGAAACTCGACGCTGCCTGGCACCATCCGAACTATATCAACAACAAATACGTTCAAGCGCGGCATCGGGGCCCGTTCCACTTGGAATCGTGGGTCAAGTTTCGTGACATCTTGGATGGGACGAGCAACACGCTGGCATTCAGTGAATCGGCCAGTGCCGGATCCGGAAATTACTCCTTGGAAGTCAAAGGAAGCTCCGGATACAACGGTGCGTTGCTTGATCCTGATGGTTCCGAACCAGTGATTCACCCCGACGTGTGCGTCACCAGCACCGTGGACCCGGTCAATCGGAATCTGTACTTGGACCCTTGCGACTCCTGGCGTGGAAACTTCTTCCAAACCGGGACGCCGTGGAATGGTTTTCACACGGTCGTCCCACCCAACGGCCCAAGTTGCTGGGACAGTCCCACAGGATACTGGGCGGCCATCTTCACACCCAACAGCTATCACACCGGCGGCGTCCACGGTGCCTTGATGGATGGGTCCGTGCGATTCATCTCCGATTCGATCG
It encodes:
- a CDS encoding carboxypeptidase-like regulatory domain-containing protein encodes the protein MTRPWVSALFLPLLLAGCSAQHPATGFVGYTDGEPVQSGSIEFRLIETGDRFAGRIARDGEFTLRDQDGNESLPPGDYEVVVVQIVLTEDVAAADHDHGRTVPRRYADYYTSGLRYSNPADRVDSIRVELEATPSTQSSAF
- a CDS encoding NAD(P) transhydrogenase subunit alpha, whose protein sequence is MEAVLLAFILMLSVFLGFELIAKVPATLHTPLMSGANAISGITVVGAIIAAGADLGPWSTWLGALAVFFATVNVVGGYMVTDRMLSMFKKKDSPSGGDS
- a CDS encoding Re/Si-specific NAD(P)(+) transhydrogenase subunit alpha produces the protein MQIGVPRENWPGEARVALVPASVKKLIQSGFSVEIESGAGSQSGFPDDAYTEAGAVILTDRASLLSGSDVVLRVRRPETAEVSNLRQEAIHISFLDPFNEKELIGEMAQCGVTSVSMEMIPRSTRAQKMDALSSQANLAGYVTVIQAAYHSQKIFPMMMTPSGTIRPARVFVIGAGVAGLQAIATAKRLGARVDAFDTRPVVAEQVRSLGAKFVEIDLGEVGQTEQGYAKALTPEQIELQKEGQKKLIAVSDVVITTAQLFGRPAPRIVTRDMLLAMQPGSVVVDMAVETGGNVEGSVLNEIVDVEGVKIIGQGNLPSEVSRNASEMYSNNLTALIDDFWDTESKRFAFDPEDEIVQAAVITRGGVIVNETIAKLHS
- a CDS encoding NAD(P)(+) transhydrogenase (Re/Si-specific) subunit beta encodes the protein MSVEVLGSVYILAAILFVFGLKLMSSPATAVRGNLLSSVGMLMAVLITLTSKEILDYRYLAGAAILGAVVGVISARRVAMTGMPEMVALFNGSGGIASLLVGWAALYGQESSAFTLVTVLVSILIGGVTFSGSLVAWAKLSETIGSGAMTFAGQRVVNVLLLLVLLGCSIAMVLDPAWTFPLVFVVIGLSILLGVMAVIPIGGADMPVVISLLNSYSGLAACAAGFAINNTILIVAGSLVGAAGLILTNIMCKAMNRSLSNVLFSGFAATTKATKVEGEVKPITADDAYLILEAASSVVMVPGYGMAVAQAQHVVRELGELLEANGADVSYAIHPVAGRMPGHMNVLLAEANVPYDQLIEMDEINPRMENIDVAIVIGANDVVNPAAREDENSPIYGMPIINVDYARTVFVLKRSMASGFSGVDNPLFFGENTRMLFGDAKQSLSSVIAEFKS
- a CDS encoding DUF1559 domain-containing protein → MKMSLQVNRSRGFTLVELLVVIAIIGVLVGLLLPAVQSAREAARRMQCSNRLKQMSLALHNYHASFNTFPAAGVLPKGQNVARYYPGVTVALLPYIEEQARYEIIQQRLAASTSAFSRMFNGTEYESILPGVLCPSSPNSSQPSPYANNARINYMFNMGDGMLKLDAAWHHPNYINNKYVQARHRGPFHLESWVKFRDILDGTSNTLAFSESASAGSGNYSLEVKGSSGYNGALLDPDGSEPVIHPDVCVTSTVDPVNRNLYLDPCDSWRGNFFQTGTPWNGFHTVVPPNGPSCWDSPTGYWAAIFTPNSYHTGGVHGALMDGSVRFISDSIDSGDLTQSQPLSGESPYGVWGALGTHRGAELPGEY